ATGACTATTTGATCGTTGCTTTAGGTGGAGAGCCTGAAAGCTTCGGTATTCCGGGACTTGATGAATATGCGATGACGATTCGTAGTATTAACTCCGTGCGCTTGATTCGGAAGCATATTGAATATCAATTCGCACTTTACAAGAATGAGAAGACGCCACAAGAACGTATTAACTTTGTTGTAGGTGGCGCAGGATTCAGCGGTATTGAGTTCGTAGCTGAGTTAGCGGATCGTATTCCTGAACTGTGTAAGGAATATGATGTTGATCCACATCTTGTTAATATCTACAACTGTGAAGCAGCTCCAACGGCATTGCCTGGATTTGCACCTGAACTTGTTGAATATGCGATGGATGTTCTTAGAAGAAAAGGCGTAACATTCAAGATTGGTATTGCCATCAAAGAATGTACACGAGAAGGCGTACTCCTTGCAACAGGTGAAGAGATCAAAGCAGCTACTGTAGTATGGACTGGAGGAATTCGCGGTAATCATATGATCGAAGCTGCAGGCTTCGAGACAATGAGAGGTCGTGTCAAAGTGGATGAGCAATTACGTGCACCTGAATATGACAATGTGTTTATTATCGGTGATAATTCACTTGTTATGAATCCAGAAGGTCGTCCATATCCACCAACAGCACAAATTGCTATGCAACAAGGTGTATGTACAGCTCAGAATGTCGTATCTACGATCCGTAATAAACCACTTAAGAAATTCGAATTCAGCAATAAAGGTACCGTTGCCTCGCTTGGCAAAGGCGAAGGTATTGCTGTTATAGGTAATAAATTGTTAAAAGGTTGGAGTGCCGCACAACTGAAAAAAGTGGTTGATATGAGGTATCTCCTTACTATAGGTGGTATTCCGTTGATGCTGAAAAAAGGAAGATTCCTATAAGATGCGCCATTGCAGCGTTCAAGTCCGTGGGTTGCTTACGCGTGATGAACTGGATCGTTATAATGCATTAATGGAAGTAGGTTCTTTTCTAGAGTCTAAGGAATCCTACGACCTAGCTTATACGATTCAAAAAGAAGTAGATATCCTCATTCTTCCGGCAATCGAAAGATTGAAGGATAAGGGGCGAGCTAGGGACGCGGCGACAGTAGAGTTCCTAAATTCTCTAAACTCCTTGAAGGATGAAGAAGAGGAATAAGATCGTATTAATAAGGATTTGCCATCGTTTTGAATGGAGGCAGGTCCTTCTTTTATGGGATCATTATACAAAAATGCCTTCTCCAGTTCTTAAGCTGGACAAGGCATTTTTTATTTATGTTACTAGCACTTTTACAAATTACAATTTAAGTAATTCTTCAAAAGATTGTTCATTTAGTAGACTACCAACGTAGAATGATCCAAATTCACCATAACGGGCACTAACTTCGTCAAAACGCATCTCATATACCAGTTTCTTGAAATGAAGGGCATCGTCAGAGAATAAGGTTACGCCCCATTCCCAATCATCTAGACCTACAGAACCTGTAATGATCTGCTTCACTTTACCAGCATAACTGCGTCCAATCATACTGTGGCTACGCATCATTGTTTTACGATCTTCCATGGTGCGCATGTACCAGTTATCGTCTAGATTACGTTTCTTGTTCATCGGATAGAAACAAATATATTTATTCTTAGGTAAGGTTGGTTTCAAGCGAGCGACTACTTCTGGATTCTCCATTGGATCTCCACCGCTTGCTCCGCCTATATAGTTACTCAATTCAACTACGCTTACATATGAATAAGATTTGGTAGTATATTGAGCAAATGTAGTCTTGTTAAAGGCAGTCTCGACAGCATTTATCTCTTCTAACGTTTCACGAAGGTGCATGAATACAAAGTCGGCTTTTTGTCCAACGATCGTATACACTGCGCTGCTTCCTTTTTTGCTGGTCTCAATCTCTGTCCAATCTTGTAGAAAGGCTTGAAGTTCATCGAGTGCCATCGCTCGATCTTCATCATCAGCAGACTTCCAAGCTGTCCAGTTAATAGAACGGAAATCATGTAGTGAGTACCAACCTTCTAATGTTAAGGCAACTTCTGACATATGATTATCACTCCTATGGGTATGTAGTTTACTTCTAGCTTTGCTTCCTATTGTATCCCATTGAGAATGATTAGAGCAAACGATGACACAATCTATTCACGAAGTGTTCGTTGCTTCGTTATAATTTTTTTAGTAAACTATCTACTAGATTGTATTTCTGTGACATAATTAATAGAACAGGCTCAATAAAGATGAGGTGAACTGATCAAAATGCAATTTATTCCTGTGCTTGTGCTGATGGTATTGTTTTTTGTTATGATGTTCGGCATTGGATTTATTCTCAATATGTTAATGAAAACTACATGGTTTCCGTCTTATTTGTTTATCATTGTTATTTTACCCATCGTCGTGTATTCCTTGTGGGATCGAAGCGCAACGTTATGGACTCATTTAGCCTCATTCCAAATGGTTGATTATTTCACAGGGATTGCTGGATTAGCAGGGGCTATATTAAGTGGTTGGTCGATTCAAAAGTTACGTGATGGCGGATATAAAATGTTCTAAAGCGAGTATACATGCGAAGCAGCTCTTCCTTTTAGGAGGGGCTGCTTTGTTGTCAGTAATTAACACGAATTACGTCGAACGTTACTGAGGATTTATGTTAGAATGGTAGAAGTCTATGTAAACGATGGGGGGTTAACCGATGCGCATGAAGAGTCTATTACATTATACAGAGAACCATAGATACTGCGTTTA
The nucleotide sequence above comes from Paenibacillus sp. IHBB 10380. Encoded proteins:
- the hemQ gene encoding hydrogen peroxide-dependent heme synthase, yielding MSEVALTLEGWYSLHDFRSINWTAWKSADDEDRAMALDELQAFLQDWTEIETSKKGSSAVYTIVGQKADFVFMHLRETLEEINAVETAFNKTTFAQYTTKSYSYVSVVELSNYIGGASGGDPMENPEVVARLKPTLPKNKYICFYPMNKKRNLDDNWYMRTMEDRKTMMRSHSMIGRSYAGKVKQIITGSVGLDDWEWGVTLFSDDALHFKKLVYEMRFDEVSARYGEFGSFYVGSLLNEQSFEELLKL
- a CDS encoding NAD(P)/FAD-dependent oxidoreductase: MSSIPKIVILGAGYGGILTAQRLQKELNYNEADVTLVNRHDYHYITTHLHMPAAGTDSIENTRISISKLIDEFKIDLVKSSVKEIRPQEKKVILVDGTLSYDYLIVALGGEPESFGIPGLDEYAMTIRSINSVRLIRKHIEYQFALYKNEKTPQERINFVVGGAGFSGIEFVAELADRIPELCKEYDVDPHLVNIYNCEAAPTALPGFAPELVEYAMDVLRRKGVTFKIGIAIKECTREGVLLATGEEIKAATVVWTGGIRGNHMIEAAGFETMRGRVKVDEQLRAPEYDNVFIIGDNSLVMNPEGRPYPPTAQIAMQQGVCTAQNVVSTIRNKPLKKFEFSNKGTVASLGKGEGIAVIGNKLLKGWSAAQLKKVVDMRYLLTIGGIPLMLKKGRFL
- a CDS encoding YuiB family protein, translated to MQFIPVLVLMVLFFVMMFGIGFILNMLMKTTWFPSYLFIIVILPIVVYSLWDRSATLWTHLASFQMVDYFTGIAGLAGAILSGWSIQKLRDGGYKMF